Proteins encoded by one window of Dioscorea cayenensis subsp. rotundata cultivar TDr96_F1 chromosome 6, TDr96_F1_v2_PseudoChromosome.rev07_lg8_w22 25.fasta, whole genome shotgun sequence:
- the LOC120263013 gene encoding uncharacterized protein LOC120263013, with protein sequence MTTSPSTSAENLEKQGHQSSLTAADELFDSGIIRPLNPIPKHQIKESTRDRGRERPNSFSPSISHPHSRSRKGSRSLSPLRRGTIDDAPDCLLADKSPTSPAPSAAKGTGGSRKWRLRDLLLFRSASEGRATGNQSKDPLRKYTLLTSSPTRGLGGEDPKNSSFRSTASNGARPPARSAHEKHYTANRAAAEELKKKTALPYRQGLFGCLRFNPAVNSIARGFSNQSFNHRR encoded by the coding sequence ATGACGACTTCGCCTTCGACTTCAGCGGAAAACCTTGAGAAACAAGGTCACCAATCATCCCTCACCGCCGCCGATGAACTCTTCGATTCCGGCATCATTCGCCCTTTGAACCCAATCCCTAAACACCAAATCAAGGAATCAACGCGAGATCGAGGCAGAGAAAGACCTAATTCCTTCTCCCCTTCCATCTCTCACCCCCACTCACGAAGCCGGAAGGGATCCAGATCTCTTTCCCCATTGAGAAGAGGAACCATCGACGATGCTCCCGATTGTCTCCTCGCTGACAAATCCCCCACCTCACCGGCTCCCTCTGCCGCCAAAGGCACCGGCGGGAGCCGGAAATGGAGACTCAGAGACCTTCTTCTCTTCCGTAGCGCGTCGGAGGGACGAGCCACCGGGAACCAGAGCAAAGATCCATTGAGGAAGTACACTCTGTTGACTTCGTCGCCGACGAGAGGATTGGGAGGTGAGGACCCGAAAAACTCAAGCTTCAGGTCAACGGCTAGCAATGGCGCCCGGCCGCCGGCGAGATCAGCCCATGAGAAGCACTACACGGCGAACCGCGCGGCGGCGGAGGAGCTTAAGAAGAAGACGGCGTTGCCTTACCGGCAAGGACTGTTTGGATGCCTGCGATTCAATCCGGCCGTTAATAGTATTGCACGTGGGTTTAGTAATCAGTCTTTCAATCACCGACGGTGA
- the LOC120263928 gene encoding uncharacterized protein LOC120263928, which produces MASKSVLLLLVVFFASLSSLSFSEKIIVGDSNHWRFGFNYTDWAMKNAPFYQHDSLVFMYDPPNSTTPPHSVYLLKDLNSFLACNLKGAKLVGSVVQGGGQGLEFVLKKRKPHYFACGEHSGVHCNLGLMKFSVFPIKDSCHG; this is translated from the exons ATGGCTTCCAAGAGTGTTTTGCTATTGCTTGTAGTGTTTTTTGCTTCCTTATCATCCTTGTCATTTTCAGAGAAAATTATAGTTGGAGACTCAAATCATTGGCGGTTTGGTTTTAATTACACTGATTGGGCTATGAAAAATGCACCATTTTATCAACATGATTCTCTTG TGTTCATGTATGACCCTCCAAATAGCACAACACCACCACACAGTGTGTATCTACTGAAGGACCTAAATAGCTTTTTGGCTTGCAATCTCAAAGGAGCTAAGTTGGTGGGCAGTGTGGTTCAAGGTGGTGGACAAGGCTTAGAGTTTGTTCTAAAGAAGAGGAAGCCTCATTACTTTGCTTGTGGTGAACATAGTGGAGTTCATTGCAACCTTGGCCTCATGAAGTTCTCTGTCTTCCCTATCAAGGACTCTTGCCATGGTTAA